A window of Methanolobus sediminis contains these coding sequences:
- a CDS encoding type II/IV secretion system ATPase subunit, which produces MADDQSNISEEESSTHNKNKKDNHEEVSSDPETDDEILNTDIMKEMSEIEKERDKFEKDFAQLLSATEAITDEDNEDQREEEESDEDFGILLPKSPNFGPSKPLITGIDEEKAPEPIKEEVSIEKEDEDDTGKEEIESIVPEEELISSEATELETEEEAPKEQEKAEEKDEKLGFVDKIKNLFKQTEDEIEPYDPEIHGPITEFKGVEGYEEVERYWVNEPYAFIVILFNEDRNGHLYYIVEPELTDFEHTFLLEIKDRLRDVLLVEEIREEEDDKEAVLDSKIRSIIKDYTIEITPPMLAKISYFIKRDFVRFGKIDALMMDDSIEDVSGNGHDVPIFLYHRAHTNIATNVIYEEDELNSFIIQMAQRSGKHISVAEPMVDATMPDGSRIQMTLGTSVTAHGSTFTIRKFSDTPITPVDLIKWGTFSSESMAYLWLCIENNKSLIYAGGTASGKTSSLNAVSLFIPEKAKVITLEDTRELKLPHPNWIPSVTRDSFTADERGAVDMYDLLKAALRQRPEFLLVGEVRGKEALTLFQAMSTGHTTFSTMHADSVASAIHRLENPPISVPRTMIQALDIMSIQSQTYTHGKRVRRNIKLVEIVDIDPNTRNIRTNDIFVWDSESDMFIRTGESKALFDIKMRRGWAQGKIDQELYYRQKILEYMANNGITDFQEISDIINAYQSTPEKVLKKLKLV; this is translated from the coding sequence ATGGCCGATGATCAATCTAATATTTCTGAGGAAGAATCTTCCACCCATAACAAAAATAAAAAAGACAATCATGAAGAAGTTTCCAGTGATCCGGAAACTGACGATGAAATCCTTAACACGGACATAATGAAGGAAATGTCGGAAATTGAGAAAGAAAGAGATAAATTCGAGAAGGATTTTGCTCAACTGCTTAGTGCAACTGAAGCCATAACCGATGAAGATAATGAGGATCAGAGAGAAGAAGAGGAAAGTGATGAAGATTTTGGGATTTTACTTCCAAAATCACCAAATTTCGGACCTTCAAAGCCACTAATCACTGGAATTGATGAGGAAAAAGCTCCTGAGCCAATTAAAGAAGAAGTAAGTATAGAAAAGGAAGATGAAGATGATACCGGCAAAGAAGAAATTGAAAGTATCGTGCCGGAAGAAGAATTAATTTCCTCAGAGGCTACGGAATTAGAAACTGAAGAAGAAGCTCCGAAAGAACAGGAAAAAGCGGAAGAAAAAGACGAGAAGCTTGGATTTGTTGACAAGATCAAAAACCTTTTCAAACAAACAGAAGATGAGATCGAGCCGTATGACCCGGAGATTCACGGACCTATTACCGAGTTCAAAGGTGTGGAAGGATACGAAGAAGTTGAACGCTACTGGGTAAATGAACCGTATGCATTCATAGTTATCTTATTCAACGAAGACCGCAACGGTCACCTTTACTACATAGTAGAACCTGAACTTACTGATTTTGAACATACTTTCCTTCTTGAAATAAAGGATAGATTAAGAGATGTGCTTCTTGTGGAAGAGATACGTGAGGAAGAGGATGACAAGGAAGCTGTGCTTGACTCGAAGATCAGGTCCATTATTAAGGATTACACTATCGAAATTACACCGCCGATGCTGGCAAAGATCTCATATTTCATTAAGAGGGACTTCGTCAGGTTCGGAAAGATCGATGCCCTGATGATGGATGACTCCATTGAAGATGTGTCCGGCAATGGCCATGACGTGCCAATTTTCCTTTATCACAGGGCACACACGAATATCGCAACCAATGTCATCTATGAAGAGGATGAACTGAACTCTTTCATCATCCAGATGGCCCAGAGAAGTGGTAAGCATATATCAGTTGCAGAACCTATGGTTGACGCAACCATGCCGGATGGGTCCAGGATCCAGATGACACTGGGTACAAGTGTTACAGCACACGGTAGTACATTTACTATCCGTAAGTTCAGTGATACACCAATAACACCTGTGGACCTTATCAAATGGGGAACCTTCTCCTCAGAATCTATGGCATATCTCTGGCTCTGTATTGAGAACAACAAGAGTCTGATCTATGCAGGAGGTACTGCATCAGGTAAGACTTCATCACTTAACGCGGTTTCACTCTTTATTCCTGAAAAAGCCAAGGTCATCACCCTTGAAGATACAAGAGAACTCAAACTCCCACATCCAAACTGGATCCCCAGTGTTACAAGGGATTCCTTCACCGCAGATGAAAGGGGAGCTGTTGATATGTATGACCTGCTAAAAGCAGCCCTGAGGCAGAGACCTGAGTTCCTGCTTGTGGGTGAGGTAAGAGGTAAGGAAGCACTCACACTTTTCCAGGCAATGTCAACAGGACACACCACATTCTCAACAATGCATGCTGATTCTGTTGCATCTGCCATTCACAGACTTGAGAACCCCCCTATCAGTGTTCCACGTACAATGATCCAGGCACTGGATATCATGAGCATCCAGTCCCAGACATACACCCATGGTAAGCGTGTAAGAAGAAACATCAAGCTGGTAGAGATCGTTGACATCGATCCGAATACAAGGAACATCAGGACAAACGACATCTTTGTATGGGATTCAGAGTCGGACATGTTCATCCGTACAGGCGAATCAAAAGCCCTTTTCGACATCAAGATGAGGCGTGGTTGGGCACAGGGTAAGATAGATCAGGAATTGTACTATCGTCAGAAGATCCTTGAATACATGGCAAACAACGGTATTACAGATTTCCAGGAGATCTCCGATATTATCAATGCTTACCAGTCCACACCGGAAAAGGTACTGAAAAAATTAAAACTGGTATAA
- a CDS encoding type II secretion system F family protein — protein sequence MTEIKESSEILTEDIPEDIIEEIGEEDVSAETRTAQNPVSDDKKGKNKKNKSKKSKKPNNGFDFDHYVKKAGIYLEIFKRIPYVLIGDKIKAKSYENLQLQLNQARIPISHEMYISNAIFYSLVAGIAGALIGLFLTYTVVVLVGLPEQLTNLTFSPRFAWLLAFKELFVGVFITAIFMVGMGGVVYALFMLLPGFQASERKAKIDMQLPYAVTFMYALSKGGMNIIDVFRALARSEDTYGEVSKEIDSIVRDMDYFGHDLRTALSSASETTPSDRFQDLMYNLLTVIDSGGNIPNYFRDKSEQYLVKAEVDQKGFLETLGLLAESYVTAFVAGPLFIIIMGVMMAVMGSGTTTMVYAIIYAVLPIGSIMFVVMISIITPTELGEPKLLPTNETLDHGIPDVPGNLEQVYNEDGELIGETEEKIRNRGYFEGFIKSKKSLALKSIALNPLQPMLKEPLTTLAITIPLALLVILVPILMDMNRIRDPAYFIDFIDDKIVFAIFIIIVPLSIFHEIKARRKRKLENSFPDFMKKLASTNETGMTLRDSIRLMAKSDTDSISKEIKKIWRDIFWGLEINDALIRFANRLRTQVVTRSLSLITKANESSGDIGEVLMVAARDAASEQGMKRERGMSMMIYIVIIYISFFVFVGVIFVISTTFLTEMAAAGEQMAASGSQTGGFLGSFDLEAYTRLFKHASIIQGLSSGLMAGAMGEGNVMSGLKHSTIMIAIGYIIFTLFV from the coding sequence GTGACTGAGATAAAGGAAAGTTCTGAGATACTGACAGAAGATATCCCTGAAGATATTATCGAGGAGATTGGTGAAGAGGATGTATCTGCTGAAACCCGGACAGCTCAGAACCCGGTAAGCGATGATAAGAAGGGAAAAAATAAGAAAAATAAGTCTAAAAAATCTAAAAAACCAAATAATGGTTTTGATTTCGATCATTACGTGAAGAAAGCTGGAATTTACCTGGAGATATTTAAAAGAATACCTTATGTGCTTATTGGCGATAAGATCAAAGCCAAAAGCTATGAGAATCTTCAACTACAGCTTAACCAGGCACGTATTCCTATTTCTCATGAGATGTACATCTCAAATGCAATCTTCTATTCCCTTGTTGCAGGCATTGCAGGTGCCCTTATAGGATTATTCCTTACATACACTGTTGTTGTCCTTGTAGGATTGCCTGAACAACTGACAAACCTAACATTCAGCCCCAGGTTTGCATGGCTACTGGCCTTCAAGGAATTATTTGTTGGTGTATTCATCACGGCTATTTTCATGGTAGGCATGGGAGGAGTTGTTTATGCACTTTTCATGCTCCTGCCAGGATTCCAGGCAAGCGAAAGAAAAGCCAAGATAGATATGCAGCTACCTTATGCTGTTACATTTATGTACGCCCTTAGTAAAGGCGGAATGAATATTATTGATGTGTTCAGAGCACTTGCAAGGTCTGAGGACACATATGGAGAAGTGTCCAAGGAAATTGATTCCATAGTAAGGGATATGGATTATTTCGGACATGACCTGAGAACCGCACTTTCAAGTGCTTCTGAAACAACACCCTCTGATAGATTCCAAGATCTTATGTATAACCTTCTTACTGTTATTGACAGTGGAGGAAATATACCTAACTATTTCCGCGACAAATCAGAACAATATCTTGTCAAGGCAGAAGTCGACCAGAAAGGATTCCTTGAAACCCTGGGACTGCTGGCAGAATCATATGTCACTGCCTTTGTAGCTGGCCCCCTTTTCATTATTATCATGGGAGTCATGATGGCTGTCATGGGCTCAGGAACTACCACCATGGTATATGCCATCATCTACGCAGTATTGCCTATTGGTTCCATAATGTTCGTTGTGATGATCAGTATTATCACACCGACTGAGCTTGGTGAACCTAAACTGCTACCTACAAATGAAACTCTGGACCACGGAATACCGGATGTTCCAGGTAATCTGGAGCAGGTTTATAATGAAGATGGTGAACTCATTGGTGAAACAGAAGAGAAAATCCGCAATAGAGGTTATTTCGAAGGTTTCATCAAATCCAAGAAATCTCTTGCATTGAAGAGTATAGCATTGAATCCTCTGCAGCCAATGCTTAAGGAACCACTTACTACGCTTGCAATCACAATCCCACTGGCTCTGCTTGTAATCCTTGTGCCCATACTAATGGACATGAACAGAATACGTGATCCAGCCTACTTCATTGATTTTATTGACGATAAGATAGTATTTGCAATCTTTATAATCATTGTACCACTCTCTATATTCCATGAGATAAAGGCCAGAAGAAAAAGAAAGCTGGAGAATAGCTTCCCGGATTTCATGAAAAAGCTTGCCAGCACCAACGAAACTGGTATGACGCTCAGGGATTCCATCAGACTTATGGCCAAATCCGATACAGATTCTATTAGCAAAGAGATTAAGAAAATCTGGCGTGATATCTTCTGGGGACTTGAGATCAACGATGCATTGATACGATTTGCAAATCGTCTGAGAACTCAGGTTGTCACAAGGTCACTTTCACTTATAACAAAAGCCAATGAATCCAGTGGAGATATCGGTGAAGTCCTTATGGTTGCTGCAAGGGATGCAGCATCCGAGCAGGGAATGAAAAGGGAACGTGGTATGAGCATGATGATCTACATTGTCATCATCTATATATCGTTCTTCGTCTTTGTCGGAGTTATATTTGTTATTTCCACAACCTTCCTTACCGAGATGGCAGCAGCCGGAGAACAGATGGCAGCTTCAGGCTCACAGACAGGAGGATTCCTCGGAAGCTTTGACCTTGAGGCATACACACGTCTGTTCAAGCACGCATCCATTATCCAGGGACTTAGCTCAGGACTCATGGCAGGTGCAATGGGAGAAGGGAATGTAATGTCCGGTCTGAAGCATTCTACCATTATGATAGCCATTGGATACATAATATTCACGCTTTTCGTGTGA
- the rnhB gene encoding ribonuclease HII yields MKIAGLDEAGKGPVIGPMCIGGVMIDDVKESTLKNLGVADSKKLSPKKRVHLAGQIEKYSENVFVLEISAQQIDELRTLMSMNDIMVLAFSKVLEQLHPETAYADAADVKEERFGFRLLEEYRKNNPEKADNITIVSKHKADASYPIVSAASIVAKVRRDQLIEDLKAENDVDFGSGYPSDPKTKKFLADWYEEHGELPDYVRHSWKTAENVVKNAEAENDQE; encoded by the coding sequence ATGAAAATAGCCGGATTAGATGAAGCTGGAAAGGGACCGGTAATAGGACCAATGTGCATCGGCGGGGTTATGATTGACGATGTAAAGGAAAGTACATTGAAGAATCTTGGAGTTGCCGACTCAAAGAAACTCAGTCCTAAAAAGAGAGTGCATCTTGCAGGGCAGATAGAAAAGTATTCAGAAAATGTCTTTGTTTTAGAGATATCTGCTCAGCAGATAGATGAACTCAGAACCCTTATGAGTATGAATGACATTATGGTTCTTGCATTCTCAAAAGTGCTTGAACAGCTTCACCCTGAAACTGCATATGCTGATGCTGCTGATGTAAAAGAAGAAAGATTCGGTTTCAGGCTTCTGGAAGAATACAGGAAGAATAATCCTGAAAAAGCTGACAACATAACAATTGTTTCAAAGCACAAAGCAGATGCAAGTTATCCTATAGTATCTGCTGCATCAATCGTTGCCAAAGTTCGCAGGGACCAGCTTATAGAGGACTTAAAAGCTGAGAATGATGTGGATTTTGGAAGCGGATATCCTTCAGACCCAAAAACTAAGAAGTTCCTTGCTGACTGGTATGAGGAGCATGGAGAATTACCTGATTATGTGAGACATTCCTGGAAGACGGCGGAGAATGTTGTGAAGAATGCTGAAGCTGAAAATGATCAGGAATAA
- the purQ gene encoding phosphoribosylformylglycinamidine synthase subunit PurQ, which translates to MSIGIVQFGGSNCDLDVLHVLKDVLGVDAELVWYKEEDLSRFDGIVVPGGFSYGDYLRAGAIAARTPVMNSIKALAEAGKPVIGICNGFQILTESGLLDGALTTNNYPKFKCESTLLRVETTDTPFTSKFKKGEIVSIPIAHMEGNFYADEATLSKLEDNGQVAFRYVDKEGKVTDEANPNGSQENIAGIVSAKKNVLGMMPHPERASEEILGSKDGIRIFESMMEFISKN; encoded by the coding sequence ATGAGTATAGGTATTGTACAGTTTGGTGGCAGCAATTGTGACCTTGACGTGTTGCATGTCTTAAAGGATGTTCTTGGAGTTGACGCTGAACTCGTATGGTACAAGGAAGAAGACCTTTCCCGTTTTGACGGAATAGTTGTTCCGGGAGGATTCTCATACGGAGATTACCTCAGGGCCGGTGCCATCGCAGCACGTACTCCTGTCATGAATTCCATCAAAGCACTTGCAGAAGCCGGTAAACCTGTCATAGGTATATGCAACGGTTTCCAGATTCTCACAGAATCCGGCTTGCTGGATGGAGCTCTCACAACCAACAACTATCCTAAATTCAAATGTGAATCCACACTTCTAAGAGTTGAGACAACTGACACACCATTTACATCGAAATTCAAAAAAGGTGAGATTGTCAGCATTCCTATCGCTCACATGGAAGGTAATTTCTATGCAGACGAAGCAACCCTTTCAAAACTTGAGGACAACGGCCAGGTTGCATTCAGATATGTGGACAAGGAAGGTAAGGTCACAGACGAGGCAAATCCTAACGGCTCACAGGAAAACATTGCAGGCATTGTAAGTGCAAAGAAGAACGTACTTGGTATGATGCCACACCCTGAAAGAGCTTCCGAGGAAATACTCGGCTCAAAAGACGGTATCAGAATATTCGAATCAATGATGGAGTTCATCTCCAAAAATTGA
- the purS gene encoding phosphoribosylformylglycinamidine synthase subunit PurS, giving the protein MQYQADVTIELKSGMLDPEGTTIKRALEHLGYETDSVKTAKKYTIGLQAENIHDARETVEQMCQKLIANPIIHNYEISLRELQ; this is encoded by the coding sequence ATGCAATATCAGGCAGATGTAACCATTGAACTTAAAAGCGGTATGCTTGACCCTGAAGGCACAACAATCAAAAGGGCACTTGAGCACTTAGGATATGAGACCGACAGTGTAAAAACAGCAAAGAAATACACAATTGGTCTTCAGGCAGAGAACATCCATGATGCCAGAGAGACAGTCGAGCAGATGTGCCAGAAGCTCATCGCAAACCCGATCATCCATAATTATGAAATATCTCTGAGGGAACTGCAATGA